The DNA window AGGGGTCGATGAGTTGGTGCAAGGCGTGGCGGCGTTCGATGAGTTTTTGGATATCTTGACCTACGGTAGCTGGTAAAGAAGCGATCGCATCGCCAATTCCCAAAGCCATCAGAAAAATCCCCTGTTTGGTCATCCCCACCGTTTGCAATCCACAATCATCGCCGTGCCGCTGCAACGCTGTAAAATTAACATGGGCAGTAATATCTTGATTGCCCACATGGATGTAGGGATTGTCGTGGTATCTGTGTTGGTAGTAACACTGTAGGGTACCTTGGGGACGTTGGGGACTGTAATACCGTTGCGTGGAATGTCCGTAGTCGATGGTTATCAAATATCCCCGCTGCAATTTTTTGGCTACTGTTGCCAACCAATCCAAAGCGGCTAAATTAATTTCGCTGCAATAACCTTCTGGATAGTTGGAACTTTCCAAATCAATTCCCAACCATTGTAAATATTCCGACAAACGGGGTGTCGAAGGTTCTCCGATTTGGGAAACAAATGGACTTCCTTCGCTGCTGTCGTTGGTGGTTACGTAAATTTCTTGCAATTTTCCATCTTGGCGAACAATTTGGTGAACGGGAAACGCATCCACGAGTTCGTTGGCAAAACAACAACCAACCAAGGAATTCTCTTCAATCTCATCCCAAGAAGACCAAGAAATTTTATCCAGCCATTTTTCTAATTTTTGTTTTTGCAAATCGCGC is part of the Geitlerinema sp. PCC 9228 genome and encodes:
- a CDS encoding class I SAM-dependent methyltransferase, yielding MSSNTEYSQFQDTSNPNLCQEITQRIQRSHQNRISFAEYMDLALYHPQYGYYARIGDTKIGTGGDFMTSPHLAVEFGSCLSKQIYELWKLLGKPEPFHLVEMGAGQGKLAVDILDYLQHQHPDLFSVLNFIIIEKSTAMRDLQKQKLEKWLDKISWSSWDEIEENSLVGCCFANELVDAFPVHQIVRQDGKLQEIYVTTNDSSEGSPFVSQIGEPSTPRLSEYLQWLGIDLESSNYPEGYCSEINLAALDWLATVAKKLQRGYLITIDYGHSTQRYYSPQRPQGTLQCYYQHRYHDNPYIHVGNQDITAHVNFTALQRHGDDCGLQTVGMTKQGIFLMALGIGDAIASLPATVGQDIQKLIERRHALHQLIDPSGMGNFGVLVQSKEAPSGKLTGLP